One Mesomycoplasma molare genomic window carries:
- a CDS encoding PTS ascorbate transporter subunit IIC, with protein sequence MIEQLNKKKKLSLIVGWAIFVLINLIVILTTLMVKTANPNSGIEPWSGKAFLNAFLFLLNKVYLDNFLKQPAILLGLLTFIGYLILGRGLRQSIIGLLKTMIGFLLLTIGSGTLVGLARPVFNGISKLGGSVVPLDPYFSLASGTSFFSVAKETIGFSSDYTSIISYAFLLGFFVNILMVAAKKITNTNSLMITGHVMLQQAAVVATIFYAILFRDMRVFDGTISAGEQIGLIAISGVFLGVYWATASTATIKGTNQVTQNAGFAIGHQQMLAIAATYKLGRFFGNKEDSAENKKLPNYLKIFEDNIFTQTVIILVLFAILFIILLFVDSSKVIEKDLIKFTTQYAVWNTTFGGANFVLNIFGGSLKIVAALLAIITGVRMFITELQQSFHGISEKLIPGAVVAVDVAAVYGFSINSVTFGFISGVIGQFIAVGLIIAISRIPGNNFVYITVPLFITLFFNSGSLGVYANASGGWKAAMLLPGIIGFLEVIIISFATKAVSAGFDNSALVSPVATGFIGMADWNLFFGALMWISSYNYILAWILVITSIFGLLALGLIVDNGSQTKQTFLQKIFNIKPKLIN encoded by the coding sequence ATGATTGAACAATTAAATAAAAAGAAAAAACTTAGTTTAATTGTTGGATGAGCAATTTTTGTTTTAATTAATTTAATAGTTATTTTAACTACTCTTATGGTTAAAACAGCAAATCCTAATTCAGGTATCGAACCTTGAAGCGGAAAAGCGTTTTTAAATGCATTTCTTTTCTTATTAAACAAAGTTTACTTAGATAACTTTCTAAAACAACCTGCAATCTTATTAGGTTTACTAACTTTTATTGGATATTTAATTTTAGGAAGAGGATTAAGACAATCTATAATAGGACTGTTAAAAACAATGATCGGATTTCTATTATTAACAATAGGTTCAGGTACATTGGTTGGTCTAGCAAGACCTGTATTTAATGGAATTAGTAAATTGGGAGGAAGTGTTGTACCTTTAGATCCTTATTTTTCTCTCGCTAGCGGAACTTCATTCTTTTCTGTAGCTAAAGAAACTATAGGATTTAGTAGTGATTATACTTCAATAATTTCTTATGCATTTCTATTAGGTTTTTTTGTAAACATTTTAATGGTTGCAGCTAAAAAAATAACCAATACAAATAGTTTAATGATAACAGGTCATGTTATGTTACAACAAGCCGCTGTGGTAGCAACAATATTCTATGCAATTTTATTTAGAGACATGAGAGTATTTGATGGTACTATCTCAGCTGGTGAACAAATTGGTCTTATTGCAATTTCAGGAGTATTTTTAGGTGTATATTGAGCAACTGCTTCTACAGCTACAATAAAAGGAACAAATCAAGTAACACAAAATGCAGGATTTGCAATAGGACATCAACAAATGCTTGCAATAGCTGCTACATATAAATTAGGTAGATTTTTCGGAAATAAAGAAGATTCAGCTGAAAATAAAAAATTACCTAATTATTTGAAAATATTTGAAGACAATATTTTTACACAAACAGTTATTATTTTAGTTCTATTTGCAATATTATTTATAATTCTTCTATTTGTTGATTCTTCTAAAGTAATAGAAAAAGATTTAATCAAATTCACAACACAATACGCTGTTTGAAACACCACATTTGGTGGGGCTAATTTTGTACTTAATATCTTTGGTGGTTCTTTAAAAATAGTTGCTGCATTATTAGCTATAATAACAGGGGTAAGAATGTTTATAACAGAATTGCAACAATCATTCCACGGAATTAGTGAAAAACTTATCCCTGGAGCAGTTGTTGCAGTAGACGTTGCTGCAGTTTATGGATTTTCTATTAACTCTGTAACATTCGGATTTATCTCAGGAGTTATAGGGCAATTTATTGCTGTTGGGTTAATAATCGCAATTTCTAGAATACCTGGAAATAACTTTGTATATATAACTGTCCCATTATTTATAACTTTATTTTTCAACTCAGGTTCACTTGGAGTGTATGCAAATGCAAGTGGTGGTTGAAAAGCCGCAATGCTTTTACCTGGTATTATCGGTTTCTTAGAAGTTATAATAATTTCGTTTGCTACAAAAGCAGTTTCAGCAGGATTCGATAATTCTGCACTAGTATCACCTGTAGCTACTGGTTTCATAGGAATGGCTGACTGAAACTTATTCTTCGGTGCATTAATGTGAATTTCTTCATATAACTATATATTAGCTTGAATACTAGTAATTACTTCAATTTTCGGATTACTAGCGCTTGGATTAATTGTTGATAATGGTTCTCAAACAAAACAAACATTTTTACAAAAAATTTTCAACATTAAACCTAAATTAATAAACTAA
- a CDS encoding phospho-furanose lactonase, which yields MKKFARTVLGDIDPKELGVVDCHDHLIKNYGPEAHEHPDFVMMSVDAALKEMDEFIAKGGKTMVTMDPPNVGRDVYKMLEIAEKLKGKANIIMSTGFHKAAFYDKGASWLSLAPIDDIVEMVKAEIEIGMDEMNYSGPVVKRSKSKAGIIKAGTGYAAIDRLELKSLEVAARSSIETGAPILVHTQLGTMAYEAAQHLIDFGANPRKIQLSHLNKNPDKYYYEKIIKELGVTLCFDGPDRVKYYTDATLAENIKYLVDKGYQKHITMALDAGRILYQRHYGIEKGKQTFGLGYLFDRFIPLLKQVGVSEEAIQDILVNNPREILTFDEKRKYDISKVNPRVLELKKELNVK from the coding sequence ATGAAAAAATTTGCTAGAACAGTTTTAGGAGATATAGATCCTAAAGAACTAGGAGTTGTTGATTGTCACGATCACCTTATTAAAAATTATGGACCTGAAGCTCATGAACATCCTGACTTTGTTATGATGTCTGTAGATGCAGCGTTGAAAGAAATGGACGAATTTATTGCTAAAGGTGGGAAAACTATGGTAACAATGGATCCGCCTAATGTTGGTAGAGATGTATATAAAATGTTAGAAATCGCTGAAAAATTAAAAGGGAAAGCTAATATTATTATGTCAACCGGTTTTCACAAAGCAGCATTTTATGATAAAGGTGCTTCATGATTATCTCTTGCACCTATAGATGATATTGTAGAAATGGTAAAAGCCGAAATTGAAATTGGTATGGATGAAATGAACTACAGTGGACCTGTGGTTAAAAGATCAAAATCAAAAGCTGGAATTATTAAAGCTGGAACAGGATACGCAGCAATTGATAGATTAGAATTGAAATCATTAGAAGTGGCTGCAAGATCAAGTATTGAAACAGGAGCACCTATTTTAGTTCATACACAATTAGGAACTATGGCGTATGAAGCGGCACAACACTTAATTGATTTTGGTGCAAATCCAAGAAAAATTCAATTATCACATTTAAATAAAAACCCAGATAAATACTATTATGAAAAAATAATTAAAGAACTAGGTGTAACACTTTGCTTTGATGGACCAGATAGAGTTAAATATTATACAGATGCAACTTTAGCTGAAAATATTAAATATTTAGTAGACAAAGGTTATCAAAAACACATTACTATGGCTTTAGATGCAGGGAGAATTCTTTATCAAAGACATTATGGTATTGAAAAAGGGAAACAAACATTCGGTTTAGGTTATCTATTTGATAGATTTATTCCTTTATTAAAACAAGTTGGTGTAAGCGAAGAAGCCATTCAAGACATTCTTGTAAATAACCCAAGAGAAATATTGACTTTTGATGAAAAAAGAAAATACGATATTTCAAAAGTTAACCCTCGTGTGTTAGAACTTAAAAAAGAGTTGAATGTAAAATAA
- the ruvA gene encoding Holliday junction branch migration protein RuvA — protein MEIYITGKIVSKNKNYIILDNNGVGHLLYVVNTDNFIKGENRKIYIYHWENDFQRTTYGFENFRERILFEDLTTISGIGPKTALVFLTEGWEKGINYIAEGDWEEISKYPYISQKIARQIVFEFQNKYKKILLNLKTKDEKNENSPFKGEIGEYSTFESTVKLDKKVANELEDTLKILGFKKKQIDYAISSLEPNDNLEFLVEEAIKLISNAREFRNQA, from the coding sequence ATGGAAATTTATATAACAGGAAAAATTGTTTCAAAAAACAAAAACTATATTATCTTAGACAATAATGGTGTAGGTCATTTATTATATGTTGTAAACACAGATAATTTTATTAAAGGAGAAAATAGAAAAATATATATTTATCATTGAGAAAATGATTTTCAAAGAACAACGTATGGCTTTGAAAATTTTAGAGAAAGAATTTTATTTGAAGATTTAACAACAATTTCAGGAATAGGACCCAAAACTGCATTAGTATTTCTAACAGAAGGATGAGAAAAAGGAATAAACTATATCGCAGAAGGAGACTGAGAAGAAATATCTAAATATCCTTATATTTCGCAAAAAATTGCTAGGCAAATAGTTTTTGAATTTCAAAATAAGTATAAAAAAATATTATTAAATTTAAAAACAAAAGATGAAAAAAATGAGAATTCGCCTTTTAAAGGTGAAATAGGTGAGTATTCCACATTTGAATCTACAGTAAAATTAGATAAAAAAGTAGCTAATGAATTAGAAGATACACTAAAAATTTTAGGCTTTAAAAAGAAACAAATAGACTATGCAATTTCAAGTTTAGAACCTAACGATAATTTAGAATTTTTAGTTGAAGAAGCTATAAAATTAATTTCAAATGCAAGAGAATTTAGAAATCAGGCCTAA
- the ruvB gene encoding Holliday junction branch migration DNA helicase RuvB translates to MQENLEIRPKNFEEFIGQIEVIKTLKVLINSALKRKKPLDHILFHGPPGLGKTTLTKIVAQEVNSQIKFIQGALLEKKSDILAVFGSIQKNDIVFIDEIHSINKNVEELLYSAMEEYVVDIQIGVDGENKIMRMKLPEFTLIGATTMFNKISQPLKDRFGFIAKLKFYSIPEMVKIASNSINKLNIFIDTSNLEYIAKFSNYTPRILNNILKRIRDFFLFEKTTKIDKNLIDSTLKNIGIYYNGLSTLHLEYLNLLANIFKQKSASLDVLSGILKESKENILKNIEPNLLELNLVEKTSKGRKITEKGVNYLKKYN, encoded by the coding sequence ATGCAAGAGAATTTAGAAATCAGGCCTAAAAATTTTGAAGAATTTATAGGTCAAATAGAAGTTATTAAAACATTAAAAGTACTTATTAATTCAGCGCTAAAAAGAAAAAAACCGTTAGATCATATCTTATTTCATGGACCTCCAGGACTAGGTAAGACTACATTAACTAAAATTGTTGCTCAAGAAGTTAATTCACAAATAAAGTTTATTCAAGGGGCTTTATTAGAGAAAAAATCAGACATTTTAGCAGTATTTGGTTCAATTCAAAAAAATGATATTGTTTTTATTGATGAAATTCACTCCATAAATAAAAATGTTGAAGAATTATTATACAGTGCTATGGAAGAATATGTAGTTGATATTCAAATAGGGGTAGATGGAGAAAATAAAATAATGAGAATGAAATTGCCAGAATTTACTTTGATAGGTGCTACTACAATGTTTAATAAAATTAGCCAACCTTTAAAAGATAGATTTGGTTTTATAGCAAAATTAAAATTTTATTCCATACCTGAAATGGTAAAAATTGCTTCAAATTCTATTAATAAATTAAATATTTTTATAGACACAAGCAATTTAGAATACATTGCAAAGTTTTCTAATTATACTCCGAGAATTTTGAATAATATTTTAAAAAGAATAAGGGATTTTTTTCTTTTCGAAAAAACTACTAAAATAGATAAAAATTTAATTGATAGTACACTTAAAAATATCGGAATATATTACAACGGTTTATCAACTTTACATTTAGAATATCTTAATTTATTAGCAAATATTTTTAAACAAAAATCAGCCTCTCTGGATGTATTATCGGGGATATTAAAGGAAAGTAAAGAAAATATATTAAAGAATATAGAGCCTAATTTATTAGAATTAAATCTAGTTGAAAAAACTAGCAAAGGAAGAAAAATAACAGAAAAAGGGGTGAACTATCTAAAAAAATACAATTAA
- the secDF gene encoding protein translocase subunit SecDF has protein sequence MKSFFKKIFSPKNWKRWFIAFFTFSSVISIITLGSNFYVSKNINKSIEYGGGAEVLVQVTTDENEVSSEIIKRADQSIFNRLTGGSGLNGTQVSIEGDARIRISKSGISTNEEIQAFTNEVISKQHVIITDINNKPLFFNEKFVSDLTLDFNDLDSWKENDYIAPFAPGGAKDEIDSNNRNLVSIKLKNKEAQLEWTKATEYISKKPAGQNLILVWLNLKDLINFAKSNYDIEWTHSNYNPYNFVYVNEDPNPKTVMDQNNQATIIQPVLKESQFNAKNYLISSAQVNEPLSGESFVIQGNFTSSAAKQLALNINYGTDNYSLKLLSSSFVPKDLGENAFNSAIIAGLVSVFIISIFMIVNYGLLGVISTISLSLYIFLTLLLFTTVRGEYSPSTIAALIIGIGMSVDANIISFELIKKEVYLGANVLKANSKSNKFSFSTILDSNVTTLLVAVILFFFGTKDIKGFAITLIFSVIFTLFVMLFFTKWITTLLIKTGVFENNKLLLGVRKKYISLYSRGYTPKIERPNYLLYNKFIHYIPIVIFVIGIIVFTTFSIINKDISKGMDLSLEFSGGTNILIETNNNDFDLLNLEKSKNIQLFLENKGIINNSGQITIQKIDQEKDIYNLVVRTNQNITELLSTINTELSNNFSNINIITYSISSEEAESLVSNAIVSVLIALLIVILYIIFRMKWTFAISAIISLLHNVIIVFLIFVIFRLEISPIFIAAILSIIGYSVNDTIVVFDRIKEIYKELAHKEVNDYERLKYIVNKTIKETIKRSIYTSLTTILTILILIIFRDSTDLYFNIALAVGVLFGTYSSLFIATNIWLLIETKRNKFKAQRIKKNYWNTEKIKEQTFAGINDFEV, from the coding sequence ATGAAGAGTTTTTTTAAGAAAATATTTAGTCCCAAAAATTGAAAAAGGTGATTTATTGCTTTTTTCACTTTTTCTTCTGTAATTAGCATAATTACACTGGGTTCAAATTTTTATGTTTCAAAAAACATTAATAAATCAATTGAATACGGAGGCGGAGCTGAAGTATTGGTTCAAGTTACTACTGATGAAAATGAAGTAAGTAGTGAAATAATTAAAAGAGCGGATCAATCAATTTTTAATAGATTAACAGGGGGATCTGGTTTAAATGGAACGCAAGTTTCTATAGAAGGCGATGCTAGAATTAGAATTTCTAAAAGTGGAATATCGACTAATGAAGAAATTCAAGCTTTTACAAATGAAGTAATATCAAAGCAACACGTAATAATAACTGATATTAATAATAAACCTTTATTTTTTAATGAAAAATTTGTTTCAGATTTAACATTAGATTTTAATGATTTAGATAGTTGAAAAGAAAATGATTATATTGCGCCTTTTGCACCAGGAGGAGCGAAGGATGAAATAGATTCTAATAATAGAAATTTAGTTTCTATAAAATTAAAAAATAAAGAAGCGCAATTAGAATGAACTAAAGCGACAGAATATATATCTAAAAAACCAGCAGGACAAAATTTAATATTAGTTTGATTAAATTTAAAGGATTTAATAAATTTTGCTAAATCTAACTATGATATTGAATGAACTCATTCTAATTATAATCCGTATAATTTTGTTTATGTAAATGAAGATCCTAATCCAAAGACAGTAATGGATCAAAATAATCAAGCAACTATAATTCAACCTGTTTTAAAAGAATCTCAGTTTAATGCTAAAAATTATTTAATTTCTTCTGCTCAAGTGAACGAACCTTTATCTGGAGAATCTTTTGTTATTCAGGGGAATTTTACTTCAAGCGCAGCTAAGCAATTAGCGTTAAATATAAATTATGGTACTGATAATTATTCTTTAAAACTTCTTTCTTCATCTTTTGTACCTAAAGATTTAGGAGAAAATGCTTTTAATAGCGCAATAATTGCAGGTTTAGTTTCGGTTTTTATTATTTCCATTTTTATGATAGTTAATTATGGCTTACTAGGAGTAATATCTACTATTTCATTAAGTTTATATATATTTTTAACTTTATTATTGTTTACGACGGTTCGAGGGGAATATTCTCCATCAACTATTGCTGCATTAATAATAGGGATAGGAATGTCTGTAGACGCTAACATTATTTCTTTTGAATTAATAAAAAAAGAAGTATATTTAGGTGCGAACGTTTTAAAAGCGAATAGTAAATCAAATAAATTTTCTTTTTCTACGATTTTAGACTCTAATGTTACAACGCTTCTTGTTGCTGTTATTTTATTTTTCTTTGGTACTAAAGACATCAAAGGATTTGCTATTACATTAATTTTTTCTGTTATTTTTACTTTATTTGTTATGTTATTTTTTACAAAATGAATAACAACATTACTCATTAAAACTGGAGTTTTTGAAAATAATAAATTATTATTAGGAGTAAGGAAAAAATATATTAGTTTATATTCTAGAGGATATACTCCTAAAATAGAAAGACCTAATTATTTATTATATAATAAATTTATTCACTACATACCAATTGTTATTTTTGTTATTGGAATTATTGTATTTACAACTTTTAGCATAATAAATAAAGATATTTCTAAAGGAATGGATTTATCTTTAGAATTTAGTGGTGGAACAAATATTTTAATAGAAACTAATAATAATGATTTTGATTTATTGAATCTAGAAAAATCTAAAAATATACAATTATTTTTAGAAAATAAAGGAATAATTAATAATAGTGGTCAAATTACCATACAAAAAATTGATCAAGAAAAAGATATTTATAATTTAGTAGTTAGAACAAATCAAAATATAACTGAATTATTGTCAACTATAAATACAGAATTATCTAATAATTTTTCAAATATAAATATTATTACTTATAGTATATCTTCAGAAGAAGCTGAAAGTTTAGTTTCAAATGCTATTGTTTCTGTGTTAATTGCGCTTTTAATTGTTATACTTTATATAATTTTTAGAATGAAGTGAACATTCGCTATTTCTGCTATCATCTCTTTATTACACAATGTAATTATTGTATTCTTGATTTTTGTTATTTTTAGATTAGAAATATCTCCAATTTTTATAGCAGCAATTTTATCTATAATTGGTTATTCGGTAAATGATACAATTGTGGTATTCGATAGAATTAAAGAAATATATAAAGAATTAGCTCATAAGGAAGTAAACGACTATGAGAGATTAAAATATATTGTAAATAAAACTATAAAAGAAACAATAAAGAGATCAATTTATACATCTTTAACAACAATATTAACTATTTTAATTTTAATAATATTTAGAGATTCTACCGATTTATACTTTAATATAGCATTAGCTGTCGGTGTTTTATTCGGAACTTATTCTTCATTATTTATAGCAACTAATATTTGGTTATTAATAGAGACAAAGAGAAATAAATTTAAAGCTCAAAGAATTAAAAAGAATTATTGAAATACAGAAAAAATAAAAGAGCAAACTTTCGCTGGTATAAATGATTTCGAAGTATAG
- the hisS gene encoding histidine--tRNA ligase, whose protein sequence is MFRKPKGTKDIYGKNAFLFKKVESAFFNVFNSWNYKYIETPIFESSNLFKRTSGNSSDIVNKEMYLFKDKSEREMALRPEGTAPVVRSIIENKFYLENEKYAYFGPMFRYERPQKGRFRQFYQAGIEHINKSSYLNDFEVLTLAITFLEKLKIKDYVLEINYLGTKSNREKYSNELKKYLLNYKKLLEPDSINRLESNPLRILDDKKEQEKDFIKKSPKIIDFIDKEQLANFNNLVKMLEMNQIQYKINPYLVRGLDYYDELVFEFVSNSESLGSKSTIIAGGRYNNLFTELSGPNLSAIGLGIGVERIAEILEFNNSFKFEEKIDIYVASFNEDELLVNNSLMYQLRRHNIKVEGNKEISKISKIFSKANALNAKFILFKEKNQDKNSLTLKNTNTNQNKEISIINFQDFIKEIHNEISK, encoded by the coding sequence ATGTTTAGAAAACCTAAGGGAACAAAAGATATTTACGGAAAAAATGCTTTCTTATTTAAAAAAGTGGAAAGTGCTTTTTTTAATGTTTTTAATTCTTGAAATTATAAATATATAGAAACTCCAATTTTTGAAAGTTCAAATTTATTTAAAAGAACATCAGGTAATAGTTCTGATATTGTTAATAAAGAAATGTATTTGTTTAAAGACAAGTCTGAAAGAGAAATGGCGTTACGTCCAGAGGGCACAGCTCCGGTTGTAAGATCAATAATAGAAAATAAATTTTATTTAGAAAATGAAAAATATGCTTATTTTGGACCAATGTTTAGGTATGAAAGACCTCAAAAAGGAAGATTTAGACAATTTTATCAAGCTGGTATTGAACATATTAATAAATCTAGCTATTTAAATGATTTTGAAGTACTAACATTAGCAATAACTTTTCTGGAAAAGTTAAAAATAAAAGATTATGTTTTAGAAATAAATTATTTAGGAACAAAATCTAATAGAGAAAAATATTCAAATGAATTAAAAAAATATTTATTAAATTATAAAAAGTTATTAGAACCAGATTCAATAAATAGATTGGAATCAAATCCATTGAGAATTTTAGATGATAAAAAAGAACAAGAAAAAGACTTTATAAAGAAATCTCCTAAAATAATAGATTTTATAGACAAAGAACAATTAGCAAATTTTAATAATTTAGTAAAAATGTTGGAAATGAACCAGATTCAATATAAAATTAATCCTTATTTAGTAAGAGGATTAGATTATTACGATGAATTGGTTTTTGAATTTGTATCAAACTCTGAATCACTCGGTTCTAAAAGTACCATAATAGCCGGAGGAAGATATAACAATTTATTTACTGAATTGTCAGGTCCTAATTTATCAGCAATTGGTTTAGGTATTGGTGTAGAAAGAATAGCTGAAATATTGGAATTCAACAATTCATTTAAATTTGAAGAAAAAATTGATATTTACGTCGCGAGTTTTAATGAAGATGAATTATTAGTTAATAACTCTTTAATGTATCAACTAAGAAGACATAATATTAAAGTAGAAGGTAACAAAGAAATTTCTAAAATTTCTAAAATATTTAGCAAAGCTAATGCGCTTAATGCTAAATTTATTTTATTCAAAGAGAAAAATCAAGATAAAAACTCATTAACTTTAAAAAATACAAATACAAACCAAAATAAGGAAATATCCATCATAAATTTTCAAGATTTTATAAAGGAAATACATAATGAAATTAGTAAATAA
- the aspS gene encoding aspartate--tRNA ligase — protein sequence MKLVNNNQLTKNNIGEKVSLFGWVHNIRKFKEFAFVDLRDRWGITQFIYKTNDLKIQLTKESVVNVIGIVRERKEYNKDLKTGEIEVIAEEIKLLSKSKELPFEINDNISVSEELRLKYRYLDLRRNILKNNIILKHKIFKHLRDFLDNEEFIDIETPILAKSTPEGARDFLVPTRNYKHFFALPQSPQLFKQILMAAGFEKYFQFAKVFRDEDLRKDRQYEFFQLDMEMSFVDEIDVQNLVEKMMQYLFKKLGIDIKIPFERMQYDYAIDNYGSDKPDLRYENKLINANVLNNPNEFLFKNSTTKSIFLDDIEISKKEFKFLDEIVQKNKGNRLLYLNIKDGEIINSSFKISDFSQIKNFIIDNEFLNGTLFLVNDEYMNVCQSLGALRVELNSLFKLVNEKIYKFAWIVDWPMFEFDEENQRFVAAHHPFTMFKEESLETFEKDPKNARAKAYDLVLNGFEIAGGSIRIHDAELQRKMFKTISMSLEKAQEQFGFFLNSLEYGIPPHGGIALGLDRLIMILTNSDSIRDVIPFPVNSKGINLMLESPSEVSKEQLDEYYLDIQKKTH from the coding sequence ATGAAATTAGTAAATAATAATCAGTTAACCAAAAATAACATTGGAGAGAAAGTTTCTCTTTTTGGTTGAGTTCATAACATTAGAAAGTTTAAAGAATTTGCCTTTGTGGATCTAAGAGATCGCTGAGGGATTACACAGTTTATTTATAAAACAAACGATTTAAAAATTCAATTAACTAAAGAAAGCGTAGTTAATGTTATAGGTATAGTTCGGGAAAGAAAAGAATATAACAAAGACCTAAAGACTGGTGAAATTGAGGTTATAGCAGAAGAAATCAAGTTATTATCTAAATCCAAAGAATTACCTTTTGAAATTAATGATAATATTAGTGTGTCCGAAGAGCTAAGGCTAAAATATCGTTATTTAGATTTAAGAAGAAATATTTTAAAAAATAATATAATTTTAAAACATAAAATATTTAAGCACTTAAGAGATTTCTTAGATAATGAAGAATTCATTGATATAGAAACGCCTATATTAGCTAAATCAACCCCAGAAGGAGCGAGAGACTTTTTAGTACCAACAAGAAATTATAAACATTTTTTTGCTCTCCCACAGTCTCCACAATTATTTAAACAAATATTAATGGCGGCAGGTTTTGAAAAATACTTTCAATTTGCTAAAGTTTTTAGAGATGAAGATTTAAGAAAAGATAGACAATATGAATTTTTTCAATTAGATATGGAAATGTCTTTTGTGGATGAAATAGATGTTCAAAATTTAGTTGAAAAAATGATGCAATATTTATTTAAAAAATTAGGAATAGATATAAAAATACCTTTTGAAAGAATGCAATATGACTATGCAATTGATAATTATGGAAGTGATAAACCTGATTTAAGGTACGAAAATAAATTAATTAATGCAAATGTTTTAAATAATCCCAATGAATTTTTATTTAAAAATAGTACAACTAAAAGCATATTTTTAGACGATATAGAAATTTCAAAGAAAGAATTTAAATTTTTAGATGAAATAGTTCAAAAAAATAAAGGGAATAGGTTGCTATATTTAAACATTAAAGATGGGGAAATTATCAATTCATCTTTTAAAATAAGTGATTTTTCTCAAATAAAAAATTTTATTATAGACAATGAATTTTTAAATGGAACTTTATTTTTAGTTAATGATGAATATATGAATGTTTGTCAGTCATTAGGAGCATTAAGAGTAGAATTGAATTCATTATTCAAATTAGTTAATGAAAAAATATATAAATTTGCATGAATAGTTGACTGACCGATGTTTGAGTTTGACGAAGAAAATCAAAGATTTGTTGCAGCTCACCACCCTTTTACAATGTTTAAAGAAGAATCTTTAGAAACATTCGAAAAAGATCCTAAAAACGCTAGAGCTAAGGCATATGATTTAGTATTAAATGGTTTTGAAATTGCTGGCGGTTCTATAAGAATACATGATGCAGAACTTCAAAGAAAAATGTTTAAAACTATTTCAATGTCATTAGAAAAAGCGCAAGAACAATTTGGTTTCTTTCTAAATTCTTTAGAATATGGAATTCCACCTCATGGAGGAATCGCTTTAGGTTTAGATCGTTTAATAATGATACTAACTAACTCCGATTCTATAAGAGATGTTATACCATTCCCTGTAAATTCCAAAGGTATTAACTTAATGTTAGAATCCCCTTCTGAAGTTTCAAAAGAGCAATTAGATGAATATTATTTAGATATACAGAAAAAAACACATTAA